Genomic window (Brassica napus cultivar Da-Ae unplaced genomic scaffold, Da-Ae ScsIHWf_34;HRSCAF=63, whole genome shotgun sequence):
CTTATGTTTCGTGTTACTATGATCGAGACTTCTACTAAAATCATCGATTCCATTAACTGTTACTAAAATGACCAATAAGAGTGGAGGATTCTGGCCAATAAAAAATTGCTGAAAGACTGGGAATTTTCTGGTGGATGAGACTAAAAATGTAAACTATAGTTTTAGATGTCAATAGTCTGTTTTGACGAATACAATCATTGATGCAGACGTTAATACAGAAATCATGCAGAATGGGAGTACCATGCGGTCCGCATGATGCGGATGCAAGATGCCAAGGTAGAAAAGGATAAACATGTGATTTATAATTTGATGAAGTAGCtgacatagttttttttttttttttttttttttttttttggtaaaatgttaaattattatacCAATTTTCAAGTTTGTGACAGAAATTACAAAGATAACAAGTAGCGGAAGacgaaattaaaactaaacatcAGTTCCTAAACGGCACGAAAACAAACCCGAAGATAGCGGGACAAAGACAAAGAAGCTGATTAGCTATGAGTCAAGCTCAGACCTTACAAACCGAGACTGGTTGAGTACGAGAGCCGGGCACCACGAGCTACCGAGAGAAAGGCGCCCTCAAACCTTGAAACAACGGCTCCTGCAGCTTCCGACCACTCAAACGAAAACAGACTCGGATGAAGAATCCAAGCACGAAACCAAACTCAAAACACTCGACAACTAAACCTCCGACGGCACGAGAGAGAACCACCAAGCGACGATGCCGTCGTTCGTCAAGTCGTCACAGAGAATGCCGCCTCCATTCCAACTTGCCGTGACCGTTTACACCCATTGAACCGAAACCTCATAAAGAGATAACAGACCGAAAGGTGGCTAACCCTCCAGAAGCCCAACCGCAAGAGAAAGAGCCGTCCGCTAGACCAACAGCTgcacaacaacaagaacaagGTCCATACCACCAAACGAGCTCATCCAAGAGCCGCAATACCTTATTTTGAGAGAGGTGAAGCGTGGAGTACTCAGGACACGGCAAAGAACAAACCGGAACCACCGGAGACTGCCATGAAGAAGGGCAGGAAGAGCAAAGAACTCATCTGAGGCGCGTGAGCTACCACCACCACGCACTGCCGCGACCATCGCACGTTACCACTCGAGCTCACCGGAGACAGAGAAACTGACTCCTAGAGAGCCCACGCACGCCTACTGGAGACCACCTGTAGAAGAGGAGAGACCGAGCTTCAGATCCGCGACATCTGAAGCTGAACCGAACCCTTGCAGCTGAGACCAACCGCCACGCCACTGGACAGAAGAACTCGCCTAGCACGGACCAGCGTCGCTACAACCACCACACACCACCACTCAACCTAATGCACGACCAAGGCCAACAAAATCCAAACCCGGACAGAGACGCTACTGACGACTAGAAACAGAGCTTTGGAGGAGCCTACACCGTCCTCTAGTGCGGTAACCTCCGAGATCTGACTGAGAAACCAGAGACGCCTCCGGATCTGAACCGGATCTGGCGACCTTCACCATACATCAAGACACCGCAGAGAGAGACATGGGAAGACACAACAAAGAGGACAAAGGAGAAGAAACAGGAAAACGAAATCAAAGCCCGGCGGCCGCCTGAGAGACACTGCGGCGACCGCCGGAATCGAGGGGAGCGAGGCGGCGGAACCCTAGAGATGAGAGAGGAGAGAgcgttttattatttttggagaGAGAGCGTTCTCAAAAGTTTATCACAAGTTTTACACATcttaaaaagaagttttacaccaaaaaaaaaaacatcaggaAACGGTCGCGTGACAACCAATGAAATTTGAGCTCCAACCAACGAACGATCACACATCAGCTTCACCACCTTCTCTAGTTCACAGCTTTGCGATTATTAAAGCAGGCAAGTTTTTCCTTGGTGAAAGCTTTAGATCCTCCCATCCATCCTCTTCATCCACTCTCTCGAAGTACCTCTCCACCATGTTATCCTTCATTTCTTCCAGACTCCGTGGCTCCCACTGTAGTTCAATATATGGCATTATATCAACAAATATGTCATAACAATAAATATAGTTTTTGTTAAATCTTTGGGttttcaatacaaaaaaaaaaaaaaaaacctttgggTTCCTATCTTTGTCTATCACCACGGCTCTACAACCCTGCATCGTTAGACACGTTGCTGTAATGATCTCTACAGATAGAAACAGTTTCAGAACGAATATATACAATCAGGAAAGCAGACAAAACCTCCACAAAATCTTTGCTTATTTCTCTTTTCAACACATGACACACCATTCTATACTCACGGATAAGACACTGTTCCACCCCCTGAAACCGCCCTTCTCTTATCTGAAATTTCATACACAGAGTCAAGTTCTATCCCATTACTACACGTGCATGACACATTTGAGAAGCTAACCGATCTTAGAGAGATTTTAAGGCTTGCTGGTGATGCCTTCTTCAAAGCTCGAATGGTAGCTGAGATCCATTCATTTGGCTTTTCAATGGCCTCTTTCTCCTAACGAACACATATGATGGTAGATAGTATTGTACAAATGTAACTCAGTCAACTCAGGAATGCATGCAAGCCAACTTTTCCATtacataaatgaaaaaaacttacaagtgcAGATATAATCTCTTCCATTGTTCTTCTCGAGAAGCACCTATCAATAACATCTAACCTGCGTAAAGAACTATTGAAAGCTCAAACCGGTACAAGGTTCAAATATTACTTGAAAATACAATCATGACCAAATCgtagaaaatattgttttaggaATGCTTGCTATGTTGACATGACAAAAGATATCCATCGAACTCAAATACAAGTAAAAGGAGTAgatgaaaaaaaatgttatacacTTGCCTGTAGTAAGCACTATGCTGTTTCAATTTCGGATGCTTAGTGTATGCATTGAGAATTGCTGAGGCAAAGGTAACTGGATCACTTGAACCAACTTTGCAAAGATCTGCTTCTAATGCAGTCAACCTCTGTGACATTAATGAGTAACCTTACTAAGTAAGAAATCCTTCTCAAATAAAATACTCTGGTTAACAATAGCGTGAAATGTAATAGCCTTCATCTCAAGGAAACAGAGACATTAAAGTTTTTTGCTGACTTGTTTGTTATCGACACATATAAGTTAAAACAGTCAACATAGACCATTGAGCCAGATAAAATAAGCATCATGAACAAGATGGCTCCAAAGATATAACTATAGACTACAGTATGAGAAATGGTTGGCCCGTCGTTGTTTTTGTAATGAGGCCTTAACCTACATATGTAATTCTttcaatatttacatataaactTATTTAACCTTCcaataaaaaatatctatataccTCATAGTTATGCTattaagttataaaaaaaaatgctatTAAGCTTTCTACATACAATATTTACATACaactatgtatttatttttttctcatcaaCGTTGTCATAAGCTATTGGTGCCAGCAACAAGAAAAAAGCTATTAAATTTCATTGCATGCTGGCATAGTCTATTAGTGGCGCTATTATCCCGACAATGAGGAATACTAAAGATGTATGCAATAGAAGTTATACCGATGAAGGCACAAAATGAGTTGCAAGACCACAAGCAAGCATTTCGGCCCCATCTAACCTAGCTCCAGTGAGGCCAACATACTCTCCTGAATAAAAAACATACATGAAGGATGAGAAAAGCAGATAGGCTCAATATTTTGTCTacattcaaaaacaaaagaattttATCAACCAAAAAATCCAGGGAGCCTTGACAAGAAGTATGAGGCGCCTACATCTGGAAAGAGCCCCAGTTCTGTCTCAGGCATGGCAAAAACCttggaaaaaataaacaaatttttttagcATGTTTCAGGTTTGCTATCTACTTGTCAACCATGTGcatgttttagaaaagaaaacaatatacCGTTTTCTCAGTTGCAATACGGAACCGACCATGGACGGAGATACCAGCTCCGCCTCCCATGACAATAccatttaaaattgaaatctataaagtcaaatttttttaatagaaaacgAATTAGGCAATTGAGTAATTCACTAAAAGAAACTACACCAAATCCAGATCTGGATCCTAGAATCAACTATCCAAATCCACACCcgctatatatattttagacaaCATTTTGGAACGCACTTTTTTAATCACAGGTAACAAGTGCTCgagatttttaaataacattttttgtgGTATAGATATATCcttttatttattagaaaatatataattatcatacgtattattatatgtataatttaatatgAAAAAGGCCGGATATCGAAAtctttaaatcaaattatatccCTGTTATATTATTCGAAGAGAActgttattaataatatatagcaTTGGCATATACTCTAAAGTTATAGACCGAATTAAAAAAAAGCCTCATATATTCAATTATATCATTAAAAGGATCCATACACTAAGTCTATGTAACATTATTTGGGTCTCATTAGTTTGTACCAACTTGGAGTAGTGTCAAAGTTAAATTCAAATTGTAATCTTATTAATTTACTTGCCATTTATTTACATGCTGCATCAATGGGTACATAAAAGGTAATTATATAAGTTTACAAAAAGTTAACTTTACATATGCAATGTTTAGTGATTATAGTGTTTGTTAAAGAATGTATTTATGTAATATGTACCACTAATTTagcaaaataatttttgtatctttgACTCAATATAGCGATATTattctatatatacatatgtgaCCATTGATTATAGTGTGTGTTAAGGaacatattaatttaatatgtaCCACTAATTTAGCGATGCTAATTTTTGTATCTTTAACTCAATATACtgatttttaaaaaggaaaataattaataagccTAGAGAATATTTTATTACGAGCCCTCAATCCTAATTTCacaatatataaatagatatgtCGTTTGACTCAATATACATATGTAACCACTATTCCATGTTTCTATAAGATCTTTGTGGAGCTTTGGTTGCTttagatgatatatatatatatatatatatatatatatatatagaagatttGCAAGTAGATTATGGTTATTATTccagaattttattttcattaacaAATAGTGAGTATGTGATTGAAAGTATTATTGTTTATCAGATTACTTTTAGTCGTCGATAATTTtggcttttttatttttattttgagagagactaatttttttaataaaaatattacatataaaaatattaataaaagtattatttttaGTGGTCGACAAATTTTTTTCATCAACTCCAGCACCTCAGCAAATTTAAAAGCTGAAATAGAATTTATACAGTGATCTCTATATATCAAATGTTACatcttaattatataacatttatatattttttacaatgacttttacatttctaatatatatagtttaaaaattataaattttatcaaatcaaTTTATTCCGCGCAGGGCGCGGATATCAcctaattttgatttattatatccTATTTTGGACCCAGTTATATTCGCTTTTCCACCTCAACATACCTGAACTTTGCTATACGTGGCCATGATATGGTCGAGCTTGTATTGTTCTGAGAAGAAATCCGCACCGACTCTCCATGACTTGCCTAATCCTCGAAAATAGAGATGACTGTGTAGAAGCTAAAAGCTAAGCAGGAAAAGAAAGATGGAAGGTGCTATATACCTTGTATGACGATGTCACGAAAAACAGGTAGAGGATCGCCACCAACACAAAAGGCTCTTCCCTGACCCTGTGGGAAAGATATTTAGTGTGTGCAAACCGGAAAAGATAAGGATACAGATTACCTTTAGGATGACGATTTTCACATTAGGGTCTTCCTCATATTCAAGGAACATTTGCATCAACCGAGTGATCTAGAGAAGATTGATTCAAGCCAAATATGTAAACTAGTGCACGTACGATGGGAGGAAGAAATAACAAGGGAAAAATTCAATACCATGTTGGAGTTTAGAGCATTCAGTTGCTTTGGTCTGTTTAGTGTCAAGATTCTAACACTAGATTTGTCGTCCACTAAAACCTGttaatcaaatttgatttagggagagatgatataaaaaaaatttggcgTTGTAGATTGGTAGCAAAGAGGAGAAAAAAAACCTGAGTCTCTGAGGCCATTTCGATTCGCTTCTTCCTCGCCTATTTCTTATCGAATTATGAGATGAATGATTCTTTTTAGAGACATTAAGcatatatatagtgtttaaaattggtttgatttcattataaaaatcaaattcaaaTGTTACatcttcaaaataataattgtgGTTTTCTAGACAGTCAATAATGAAGCTAGTTATTtgttgtttattattaatatttgtatatatattttcacattagTTGATGTGATGGCCCTCTAGATTATTTGGCTTTCTATGTGAAGTATTAGTACATCAAAGTAGTCTAAATTatagtttgtatatatatatatatatatatattagtatacaCATGACTAGTAATTAGCTCTAATAAGTGCTTCCTTAattcttttctttcaaaaacATTGAACTTAAACTAATATTAATAATCTAAATTTAGAACAatttaatcaataaataaatttttataactaatattttcatgagaatattttattttattaacatattaGATAGATTTTGCTGACTCTAATGAAATTTCTTACacgttaaaaaattataattagttGGAATAAGACATGTGCCTTGATTAGTTTTAGGAAAAGTTAAGCTTAATAGCTAAACcatttagatataattatacGTCTCTCGTGGAAAGAAGCAAAGGAAATCGCCAAAAATacaacattctttttttttttttgtcaaaccatTTTTGTCAAaccatttttttgtcaaatacaacattcatagtaccacttttcatgtttacattaaCCATTTTTATcctgattttttaataaagagtaaaaaatatttataactttaagattaattaatctagactaAGTGtatagagttgaggggtgggatatattttttggaatgtgaaatttaagattctaataaatatataaataaatacttaaacatattaaaaaatagttgcaaaaataatttttgattttcagaaagaaattttgaaaaaagaaaactgaaaaaataattcaaaaaagaaaaaaattataaaaattttgaatttgaaaaagtataattcgtaaacataaaaaaaagaaattattttttttttatttatttaaataattatttattatatatatgaagataacaagagtataagagtctttcgccacttaaagaaaaatgtatttttgaaaatgtatctttagtggtggtaaacatgaataatggtaacaaaaaaaatgataaacataaaaattctcCAAGAAACAAGCATGAAACTTAGTGCGGTAAGAAACATAAACGGAAACGGAAACACTAGTTACCAAAGgagaaaaaaatgtatatatatattttgtaaaatattctaaatattttttgtattttaaaatataatttctttcatttatttttacttaatttgatatttataatttaaatttttatgtttaatactAAACTTATGTTCATTTGTCTTCAAAAAGAATTAATAATTGAAaagttatattaattaatattggtACATTACAACATGTCACAATttactgaaaaataaatatttaatacatcATGCATGGTAAacatgtttaaatttatataataaaatgatgtaTAGAGTATCAGTCTTTCAACGGATGCAAATGTTGTTAACCCATTAACCAAACTTCTTCGTCTAGGCATGAAAAGTCATACTATATACTGCTATAGATATTAAGTTAAGATGTGATATTAGTTTAGTGATGGAGTTTTCTTTAATGATTTGATTTacataaattaatgaaaaattgtttaattatagaattaaaataatagtcaaaaaatagtttatatcatttttatggATCATCAAatatgtgatctgatcatgaaGTCATATAAGTGACAAATGACGTAAGATATTGAAGTTCATATTTGTTAGTTTGGGACATAAATAACCATGAATGACTAATATGTGAGGTAATTAATGATTAACTTTTACACTTGAGTTTGTCATGATTTTTTCTTGTGGACTAGTTCATTTTGATTTGTGAAAAGTCAGTTGTAACTGGTGAGTATAAACATATTGGTTGGATGttctatgaagtttttaaaGAACATAGATGGAACAAAATGGTATTTGTTCATCCTATATTACTGAAGATAAATATCTCGGTAATGGTACTGGGACTGTGGGTGTCAACATCTTAGGAAAACGATATTTCTGCTTGAAGACAACCCTAACTTCCGCCGCCTCTCTCCGACATCGGTTGGCTTCTTGCTGGTGTCGGAGATCTCCTCTCTTTCCCTTCCCTCTTTTCCTCTTGCTCCACGATGGCTCTGTTTCTCTTTTCCCGATATACTCGGGGCCCTGGTGGTTGTCTCCGTCTCTGTCTCTTCGATCTCGCCGGCGGATCTGGAAACTCGTGGCGTGTCTCGACTCTCTGGTGTCTCGGCGAGGGTTGTTAGGGTGAGAGCTTTGAGTGGTGTCGGCTTTTAAGGTTTGTGGTAGGCGCTCCGGAAGTTTTCTTCTCGTTTCCGGTTCGTCGACCTAAGGTGGTGGCACGTGGAGCGGTAGCAGCGTCTAATCCCTCAGATCTGGTGTCTTGAGCTTCATCGTGCCGATTATCTTTCAGATCTTAGATGGATTTGGAGACGGCTCTGTGTCGGTGTGCTTCTTTCTCGGGGTATCCTGAGAGCGGGCCCCGTCGCTTGTTTCTCTCTCATGTGGGACTGTTCGGTGGTTCTCTTCCGTTTCAAGGCGTGCTCGGTGCCCTGAAGCTGTCGTGTGTCAGCTCTTGTTCTCTGGTCTCAGTGTGTGTAGGTGAGGGGTCTTCAGGTGTTGGTTGCGTCTATGCATCTGACGTTTCTAGGTTTTAAGTCTGCTCCCCGTTTCGTTTGCTCGTTCCTCGTCCTCTCTGTTCTTCTCGACTCAAGGAGGCAGTAGCTCCTCTGTTTTGGGTCTCGTTACCTGCTCTCCGCCGCTGCTGGTTTCGTGTCACCGAAAGTGTGCAGCCTTCGGGAAAGAAGTTTATGTCATATGGTTCTCAGTTGATGCACGGGTTCGGTGTTGTGTTCCTCTGTTGAGTCGACAGGTTATGCTTTCCGGTGACAGCTCGTGGTCAAGTTGCTCCATCCCAGTGTCGTCTTAGTTTCCACTTGGTTCTTGGCGTCAGGAGCAAtttgctttcttctttgcaggtaattattggttcggtttggttgcTATCACTTTGCCCACTTTTTGCTGCAGGTACTGGAGACGGGAACTCTCTCCTTCAACGGTGATGTGGAGCCTATCCAGGAATGAACTCTGCCCTTCATTTTTGGTCTGCGCATTGGGGGGTTTCAAGTTTTAGTGTTTGGAGTTTGGCTCGGTTGATCGCCTTTAACGACTTCGCTGGAATGGCCTTGGTCTTGGCCTGTGTTCTTCTTTTGCCACCAATTCAGTCTGTGCTCTTCTCATGCCGCTGTGGCAGTGATGTAGCGTACATCCTAAACCCCTTGAGCTTTGGTtttcttatttcctttttaagttATCTACGTTTTTCTTTTTAGCTTACGTTTAGATTTTCctttattcttttgtttttggacTTATGTCCCTATATATTGTGATGTCTTGGCTTTGTGAGAGACACGACTTTTGAATTATTGATTAATATACTTAGAGCTTTGGTGTTAACAAACTCTTGAATCCTTACTACCGGGCATTCTATAAGAACTCAACGGCATTAAAAAGACTTAAATAACGGGTATTCTCAGAATTCAATGTTACCTTCGCGTTATCGGTTACTAAAGGTACTTCCGCTCCTTCAGACAGCCAAGGCTGAGGAAAGCTTTGTTTGTAAGGGTTATCAGCTGTTGCCGGCTCCTCTCTCTATCGTTGGTGACTGGTCTTCATGTGACTGTTTTCTTGTTGTTTACCAATACCAGTGATAGAAAACACTAAGAGCTTGGGTTTAGTAATTCTTTTGGGTGGGAATTGTTGTTTCAATTTGAGTTTTGTGCTTAGTTCCCtgtattttattatgttttcttaCTTGCATGTTGTATTTCAATTCAATTTATGAAAAccctttcttcaaaaaaaaagaatataaatatcTCAGCGGCAAACGAAAATTGATATTGAAAAACACATAGTTATGCGCAACTGAGATGATTGTCAGTCGTTCATTTAAtcaatataaatgaaaattagatAAACATGATATAGCATAATTAGGATGATAACATTTTTACTTTATAGTGAGATCGAGATATATAGATAAACAGATATTATGAAAGTAGATGATTCCAATACAAGTAAGACATTGCTGAAAATGTCCTCAAATGTGTTGTATCTATTCTAGTAGAAATTGTAACGTCATGTTCGATAATCGTACAATAATTTGTGGTTAATATTTTGCTAAAAACCTATTATAGTTTATGGATTAAGAATTTGTTAGTAATATTATTTGCgtttttttgagttttattGTGTAAAATACACGTGTAATAGAAATTATATTGTTCGATAAACATTAAACATAAGGCGTTAACCTAGTtgtatcaatactattaaaacagaagaccCTTTTTTGAGGTGCCCTtctgttttgaaaatatttacagCTCTGTGCCACTgctttatttaaaacatatgcTTTTTAATTATATGGATATATTATCGATAAATCTTTTAATCCAGctacaatttaatttaaaatttccaTTCCCATCGGGCCAAGCTAAGTTTTACAAAAACCCATAATCGTTCTTCATTCCTTATAAAGTACATTTTTTCTTAGCTCTTGAAACTAAAATTTTGTTGCCTCTATCAACGCTCACTTTTCAACATTGAAACATATCGATGTCACATACTGGATCCTGCATTTTCAACATTTAAACTATACATTATTATACACATCAGTGTTTCAACCATTCATATCTTGCAAACAATATTGTAGGTACAATCAGTTGTATAAGATTCAACATTTCAATTATACATGTTGCACTATTCTAAAATATGAATTTCTAACATATATGAACATAATCGTgtaaatattttcttgaaaGATTGCATTTTTAGATGTATAGATTATGAAATAGAGACAAGCCCTTAGACCccaaatacttaaaaaaatatattaaagccgataaatcattaaaaaattaattatcttaatactc
Coding sequences:
- the LOC125603543 gene encoding 3-hydroxyisobutyryl-CoA hydrolase 1-like gives rise to the protein MATYSKVQISILNGIVMGGGAGISVHGRFRIATEKTVFAMPETELGLFPDVGASYFLSRLPGFFGEYVGLTGARLDGAEMLACGLATHFVPSSRLTALEADLCKVGSSDPVTFASAILNAYTKHPKLKQHSAYYRQVYNIFFHLLLLLVFEFDGYLLSCQHSKHS